A single Brevundimonas sp. M20 DNA region contains:
- the rplC gene encoding 50S ribosomal protein L3, which produces MRTGVIAKKLGMTRVFADDGAHVPVTVLQLDGCQVVGQRTQERDGYVALQLGAGTKKAKNTNKAQREAFAKLEVEPKAYVTEFRVDADALVEVGAEFSADHFVAGQKVDVQAETIGKGFAGAMKRWNFGGLRATHGVSVSHRSHGSTGNRQDPGRTFPGKKMAGHLGQEVVTTQNLTVFRVDAERGLILIKGAVPGHEGTWVKIRDAVKKARPAEAPFPGGVKSSAAPAAQPAETPAEEAPAVEATEGGEA; this is translated from the coding sequence ATGCGCACGGGCGTGATCGCCAAGAAGCTGGGCATGACCCGCGTGTTCGCCGATGACGGCGCGCACGTTCCGGTCACTGTGCTGCAGCTCGACGGCTGCCAAGTCGTCGGCCAACGTACCCAGGAGCGTGACGGCTACGTCGCTCTCCAGCTGGGCGCTGGCACCAAGAAGGCCAAGAACACCAACAAGGCTCAACGCGAAGCTTTCGCGAAGCTGGAAGTGGAGCCGAAGGCCTATGTGACCGAGTTCCGCGTTGACGCGGACGCCCTGGTCGAAGTCGGCGCCGAGTTCTCGGCTGACCACTTCGTCGCGGGCCAGAAGGTCGATGTCCAGGCCGAGACCATCGGCAAGGGCTTCGCCGGCGCCATGAAGCGCTGGAACTTCGGCGGCCTTCGCGCCACCCACGGTGTGTCGGTTTCGCACCGCTCGCACGGTTCGACGGGTAACCGTCAGGACCCGGGCCGGACGTTCCCCGGCAAGAAGATGGCCGGCCACCTCGGCCAGGAAGTCGTCACCACCCAGAACCTGACCGTCTTCCGCGTTGACGCGGAACGCGGCCTGATCCTGATCAAGGGCGCTGTCCCCGGTCACGAAGGCACGTGGGTCAAGATCCGCGACGCCGTGAAGAAGGCCCGCCCGGCTGAAGCCCCGTTCCCCGGTGGCGTGAAGTCGTCGGCCGCTCCGGCTGCTCAACCCGCTGAGACCCCGGCTGAAGAAGCTCCGGCCGTCGAAGCGACCGAAGGCGGTGAAGCGTAA
- the rplD gene encoding 50S ribosomal protein L4, protein MKLSVIKLDGKASGDVELSDAVFGISDIRGDLLARYVNWQLAKRRAGTHKVQTRNENSRTGKKMYKQKGTGGARHGSRRAPQFVGGSRAFGPVVRSHAYDLPKKVRALALRHALSSKAKAGSLVVVDTVAVKEAKTASLRETFGKLGWTKALIIAGPEVDVNFGLAARNIPHIDVLPNAGLNVYDILRADKLVLTKAAVEAIEARFAKKEAA, encoded by the coding sequence ATGAAACTCTCGGTCATCAAACTCGACGGCAAGGCCTCGGGCGACGTTGAACTGTCGGACGCCGTCTTCGGCATCTCCGACATTCGCGGCGACCTGCTGGCCCGCTACGTCAACTGGCAGCTGGCCAAGCGCCGCGCCGGCACGCACAAGGTTCAAACCCGCAACGAGAACTCTCGTACGGGCAAGAAGATGTACAAGCAGAAGGGCACCGGCGGCGCCCGTCACGGTTCGCGCCGTGCGCCGCAGTTCGTCGGTGGTTCGCGCGCTTTCGGTCCGGTCGTTCGCTCGCACGCCTATGACCTGCCCAAGAAGGTCCGCGCCCTGGCCCTGCGTCACGCGCTGTCGTCGAAAGCCAAGGCCGGTTCGCTGGTCGTGGTCGACACCGTCGCCGTGAAGGAAGCCAAGACCGCCTCGCTGCGCGAAACCTTCGGCAAGCTGGGCTGGACCAAGGCTCTGATCATCGCTGGTCCGGAAGTCGACGTGAACTTCGGCCTGGCCGCTCGCAACATCCCGCACATCGACGTGCTGCCGAACGCCGGCCTGAACGTCTATGACATCCTGCGGGCCGACAAGCTGGTGCTGACGAAGGCTGCTGTTGAAGCCATCGAAGCCCGCTTCGCGAAGAAGGAGGCCGCGTAA
- a CDS encoding 50S ribosomal protein L23: MAGAQPTARHYDTILAPVITEKATILSEQNKVVFRVAENASKDEIAAAVEALFKVNVLKVNTLVQKGKTKRFRGILGRRVDIKKAIVTLAEGQSIDVTTGL, translated from the coding sequence ATGGCCGGCGCTCAACCGACCGCGCGTCACTACGACACCATCCTGGCTCCGGTGATCACCGAGAAGGCCACGATCCTGTCGGAACAGAACAAGGTCGTCTTCCGCGTCGCGGAAAACGCCTCGAAGGACGAGATCGCCGCTGCGGTCGAGGCCCTGTTCAAGGTCAACGTGCTGAAGGTCAACACCCTCGTTCAGAAGGGCAAGACCAAGCGTTTCCGCGGCATTCTTGGCCGTCGGGTCGACATCAAAAAAGCGATCGTGACGCTGGCTGAAGGCCAGTCGATCGACGTCACCACGGGGCTCTAA
- the rplB gene encoding 50S ribosomal protein L2, producing the protein MALKTYNPTSPGRRALVLIDRSELHKGRPEKSLTEGLTKSGGRGQGGRIAVRFRGGGAKTLYRKIDFKRRKFASATVERLEYDPNRTAFIALITYEDGEKAYIIAPQRLKAGDTVVAGEKVDVKPGNAMPLRSIPVGTIIHNVEMKPGKGAQLARSAGAYAQLVGRDQGYAQIRLGSGELRMVLDGCMATVGAVSNPDHMNQNLGKAGRKRHMGFRPHVRGVAMNPIDHPHGGGEGRTSGGRTPVTPWGKDTKGTRTRKNKATDKYIIRTRHVKKAR; encoded by the coding sequence ATGGCTTTGAAGACCTACAATCCGACTTCGCCGGGCCGTCGCGCCCTGGTGCTGATCGACCGCTCGGAGCTCCACAAGGGCCGTCCCGAGAAGTCGCTGACCGAAGGCCTGACCAAGTCGGGCGGTCGTGGTCAGGGCGGTCGCATCGCTGTCCGCTTCCGCGGCGGCGGCGCCAAGACCCTGTACCGCAAGATCGACTTCAAGCGTCGCAAGTTCGCCTCGGCGACCGTCGAACGCCTGGAATACGATCCGAACCGCACCGCCTTCATCGCCCTCATCACCTATGAGGACGGCGAGAAAGCCTACATCATCGCGCCGCAACGCCTGAAGGCGGGCGACACGGTGGTCGCTGGTGAAAAGGTCGACGTGAAGCCGGGCAATGCGATGCCGCTGCGCTCGATCCCGGTCGGCACGATCATCCACAACGTCGAAATGAAGCCGGGCAAGGGCGCCCAGCTGGCCCGCTCGGCCGGCGCCTACGCCCAGCTGGTCGGCCGCGATCAGGGCTACGCCCAGATCCGTCTCGGCTCGGGTGAGCTTCGCATGGTCCTGGACGGCTGCATGGCCACGGTGGGCGCGGTTTCGAACCCCGACCACATGAACCAGAACCTCGGCAAGGCCGGTCGCAAGCGTCACATGGGCTTCCGCCCGCACGTCCGCGGCGTCGCCATGAACCCGATCGACCACCCGCACGGTGGTGGTGAAGGCCGGACCTCTGGTGGTCGCACCCCGGTTACGCCGTGGGGCAAGGACACCAAGGGCACCCGCACCCGCAAGAACAAGGCGACGGACAAGTACATCATCCGTACCCGTCACGTTAAGAAGGCTCGCTAA
- the rpsS gene encoding 30S ribosomal protein S19, translating to MARSSWKGPFVDGYLLKKADAVQTSGRKDVIKTWSRRSTILPQFVGLTFGVHNGQKHVPVIVSEEMVGMKFGEFAPTRNFPGHAADKKAKRK from the coding sequence ATGGCCCGCTCCTCCTGGAAAGGCCCGTTTGTCGACGGGTATCTGCTCAAGAAGGCCGACGCCGTTCAGACGTCGGGCCGCAAGGATGTGATCAAGACCTGGTCGCGCCGCTCCACCATCCTGCCGCAGTTCGTCGGTCTGACGTTCGGCGTCCACAACGGCCAGAAGCACGTGCCGGTGATCGTCTCGGAAGAGATGGTCGGCATGAAGTTCGGCGAGTTCGCCCCGACCCGGAACTTCCCGGGCCACGCGGCGGACAAGAAGGCCAAGAGGAAGTAA
- the rplV gene encoding 50S ribosomal protein L22: MAQTKNPRRVGSTEARAKLVNVRISPQKLNLVAASIRGLPVQKALNELEFSRKRIATDVRKVLYSAISNAENNHNLDIDNLVVAEAFVGKNLVMKRFASRARGRSSRILKPFSEITIVVREAGEAA; encoded by the coding sequence ATGGCCCAGACCAAGAACCCCCGCCGGGTCGGCTCGACCGAAGCCCGCGCCAAGCTGGTGAACGTCCGGATCAGCCCGCAAAAGCTGAACCTGGTCGCCGCCTCGATCCGCGGTCTGCCGGTGCAGAAGGCGCTCAACGAGCTGGAATTCAGCCGTAAGCGCATCGCCACCGACGTCCGCAAGGTCCTGTATTCGGCGATCTCGAACGCCGAGAACAACCACAACCTCGACATCGACAACCTGGTCGTCGCCGAGGCCTTCGTGGGCAAGAACCTGGTGATGAAGCGTTTCGCGAGCCGCGCTCGTGGTCGCTCGTCGCGCATCCTGAAACCGTTCAGCGAGATCACCATCGTGGTCCGTGAAGCCGGCGAGGCCGCCTGA
- the rpsC gene encoding 30S ribosomal protein S3, with translation MGQKINPIGFRLGVNRTWDSRWFADGASYARLLHQDLKLREWLKERLQAAGVSRIIIERPHKKCRVTIYAARPGVVIGKKGADIEKLRKDISARTEGEVHLNIVEVRKPETDAQLIAENIAQQLERRIAFRRAMKRAMQSAMRLGAKGVRINVSGRLGGAEIARMEWYREGRVPLHTLRADIDYGFIEAKTTYGIIGVKVWVFKGEVLEHDPMAQDKRWAQEASGPSSNEGRERGPRGDRGPRRDRGRGEN, from the coding sequence ATGGGTCAGAAAATCAATCCGATCGGTTTCCGCCTCGGCGTGAACCGCACGTGGGACAGCCGCTGGTTCGCCGACGGTGCCTCCTACGCCCGCCTGCTGCACCAGGACCTGAAGCTGCGCGAGTGGCTGAAGGAGCGTCTGCAAGCCGCCGGCGTGTCGCGCATCATCATCGAGCGCCCGCACAAGAAGTGCCGCGTGACGATCTACGCCGCCCGTCCGGGTGTCGTGATCGGCAAGAAGGGCGCCGACATCGAGAAGCTCCGCAAGGACATCTCGGCCCGCACTGAAGGCGAAGTTCACCTGAACATCGTCGAAGTCCGCAAGCCGGAAACCGACGCTCAGCTGATCGCCGAGAACATCGCGCAACAGCTGGAACGCCGCATCGCCTTCCGTCGCGCCATGAAGCGCGCGATGCAGTCGGCCATGCGTCTGGGCGCCAAGGGTGTCCGGATCAACGTTTCGGGTCGCCTCGGCGGCGCTGAAATCGCCCGTATGGAATGGTACCGCGAAGGTCGCGTGCCGCTTCACACCCTGCGCGCCGACATCGACTATGGCTTCATCGAAGCCAAGACGACCTACGGCATCATCGGCGTGAAGGTCTGGGTCTTCAAGGGTGAGGTGCTCGAGCACGACCCGATGGCCCAGGACAAGCGCTGGGCCCAGGAAGCCTCGGGTCCGTCGTCGAACGAAGGCCGTGAACGTGGCCCCCGCGGTGATCGCGGCCCGCGTCGCGACCGCGGACGTGGTGAGAACTAA
- the rplP gene encoding 50S ribosomal protein L16, with translation MLQPKKTKYRKAFKGRIHGSAKGGFSLNFGSYGLKTVEPERITARQIEAARRAITRQMKRQGRVWIRVFPDLPVTGKPAEVRMGKGKGAVDHWAARCHPGRILFEIDGVPDDVAREALRLGAAKLPVRTKVVTRLDAGIAHVEAAA, from the coding sequence ATGCTGCAACCGAAAAAGACCAAGTACCGCAAGGCCTTCAAGGGCCGGATTCACGGTTCGGCCAAGGGCGGCTTCTCGCTGAACTTCGGCTCTTACGGCCTGAAAACGGTCGAGCCGGAACGCATCACCGCGCGTCAGATCGAGGCGGCTCGCCGCGCGATCACCCGCCAGATGAAGCGTCAGGGCCGCGTCTGGATCCGGGTGTTCCCGGATCTGCCCGTCACGGGCAAGCCGGCTGAAGTCCGGATGGGTAAGGGCAAGGGCGCCGTGGACCACTGGGCCGCGCGTTGCCACCCGGGCCGCATCCTGTTCGAAATCGACGGCGTGCCGGACGATGTGGCGCGTGAAGCGCTGCGTCTCGGCGCCGCCAAGCTGCCGGTCCGCACCAAGGTGGTCACCCGCCTTGACGCCGGCATCGCTCATGTGGAGGCCGCTGCCTGA
- the rpmC gene encoding 50S ribosomal protein L29, with protein sequence MTKIADLRSQTADQLSDELLKLKKEQFNLRFQAATGQMEKTHRVSEVRKDIARISTLLREKRAAV encoded by the coding sequence ATGACCAAGATCGCCGATCTCCGGTCGCAAACCGCTGACCAGCTGTCCGACGAGCTGCTGAAGCTCAAGAAGGAACAGTTCAACCTGCGCTTCCAGGCCGCCACCGGCCAGATGGAAAAGACCCACCGGGTCTCGGAAGTGCGCAAGGACATCGCCCGCATCTCCACGCTTCTGCGTGAGAAGCGCGCGGCTGTTTAA
- the rpsQ gene encoding 30S ribosomal protein S17 translates to MPKRILEGVVVSDKGDKTVIVKVERTLLHPVLKKTVRLSKKYHAHDEANALKVGDLARIVECAPKSKLKRWEVLSDASAASAS, encoded by the coding sequence ATGCCGAAGCGAATTCTCGAAGGCGTGGTCGTCTCCGACAAGGGCGACAAGACTGTCATCGTCAAGGTCGAGCGCACCCTGCTGCACCCGGTCCTGAAGAAGACCGTCCGTCTGTCCAAGAAGTACCACGCTCACGACGAAGCGAATGCCCTCAAGGTCGGTGACCTGGCCCGCATCGTCGAGTGCGCCCCGAAGTCCAAGCTGAAGCGCTGGGAAGTCCTGTCGGACGCCTCGGCCGCCTCGGCCTCGTAA
- the rplN gene encoding 50S ribosomal protein L14: MIQMQTNLEVADNSGARRVMCIKVLGGSKRRYASVGDTIVASVKEAIPRGRVKKGDVVRAIVVRTAKDIMRKDGSVIRFDKSAAVIVNKQNEPVGTRIFGPVPRELRAKNHMKIISLAPEVL; the protein is encoded by the coding sequence ATGATCCAGATGCAAACTAACCTGGAGGTGGCCGACAATTCGGGCGCTCGCCGGGTCATGTGCATCAAGGTGCTTGGCGGCTCGAAGCGCCGCTACGCCTCGGTGGGCGACACCATTGTCGCCTCGGTGAAGGAAGCGATTCCGCGCGGCCGCGTGAAGAAGGGCGACGTCGTTCGCGCCATCGTCGTGCGCACCGCCAAGGACATCATGCGCAAGGACGGCTCTGTCATTCGTTTCGACAAGTCGGCCGCCGTCATCGTCAACAAGCAAAACGAGCCTGTCGGCACCCGTATCTTCGGGCCGGTTCCGCGCGAACTGCGCGCCAAGAACCACATGAAGATCATCTCGCTGGCTCCGGAGGTCCTGTAA
- the rplX gene encoding 50S ribosomal protein L24, which produces MAAKIKKGDNVVILTGKDKGRTGQVLKVLPTENRVVVQGINMVQRHTRPTQGDPQGGIKNKEASLHLSNVAIADANGKATRVGFKVEEGKKVRFAKTTGDVI; this is translated from the coding sequence ATGGCCGCCAAGATCAAGAAGGGCGACAACGTCGTCATCCTGACCGGCAAGGACAAGGGCCGTACCGGCCAGGTCCTGAAGGTCCTTCCGACCGAGAACCGCGTCGTCGTGCAAGGCATCAACATGGTGCAGCGTCACACGCGTCCGACCCAGGGCGACCCCCAGGGCGGTATCAAGAACAAGGAAGCCTCGCTTCACCTGTCGAACGTCGCGATCGCCGACGCCAACGGCAAGGCGACCCGCGTCGGCTTCAAGGTTGAAGAGGGCAAGAAGGTCCGCTTCGCCAAGACGACGGGAGACGTCATCTAA
- the rplE gene encoding 50S ribosomal protein L5, whose product MADTKYTPRLKTEYNSRIRGEMKTKFGYTNEMQIPKLDKIVLNMGIGEAVADSKKATAALKDLTAIAGQKAVPTKARNSIAGFKLREGMVVGGKVTLRGDQMYEFLDRFITIALPRVKDFRGLKGTSFDGRGNYATGLKEHIVFPEINYDQIDQMWGMDIIVCTTAKTDEEAKALLAEFKFPFVN is encoded by the coding sequence ATGGCCGACACCAAGTACACCCCGCGGCTGAAGACGGAATACAACTCGCGCATCCGCGGCGAGATGAAGACCAAGTTCGGCTACACGAACGAGATGCAGATCCCCAAGCTGGACAAGATCGTCCTGAACATGGGTATCGGTGAAGCTGTCGCTGACTCCAAGAAGGCCACCGCGGCCCTCAAGGATCTGACCGCCATCGCCGGTCAGAAGGCTGTGCCGACCAAGGCCCGCAACTCCATCGCCGGCTTCAAGCTGCGCGAAGGCATGGTTGTCGGCGGCAAGGTCACGCTGCGCGGCGACCAGATGTACGAGTTCCTGGACCGGTTCATCACGATCGCGCTGCCGCGCGTGAAGGATTTCCGCGGCCTCAAGGGCACTTCGTTTGACGGTCGCGGCAACTACGCCACCGGTCTGAAGGAGCACATCGTGTTCCCGGAGATCAACTACGACCAGATCGACCAGATGTGGGGCATGGACATCATCGTCTGCACCACGGCCAAGACCGACGAGGAAGCCAAGGCTCTCCTCGCCGAGTTCAAGTTCCCGTTCGTGAACTGA
- the rpsN gene encoding 30S ribosomal protein S14: protein MAKKSAVNRNEKVKALVAKYADKRAALKATANDESLPLEERFEARLKLAELPRNSAPNRIRNRCEVTGRPRAYYRKLKMSRIALRELGNLGQIPGLTKSSW from the coding sequence ATGGCAAAGAAGTCCGCTGTAAACCGTAACGAGAAGGTCAAGGCCCTCGTCGCGAAGTACGCCGACAAGCGCGCTGCCCTCAAGGCCACCGCGAATGACGAGTCCCTGCCGCTGGAGGAGCGCTTCGAGGCGCGCCTGAAGCTGGCGGAACTGCCGCGCAACTCGGCGCCGAACCGCATCCGCAACCGCTGCGAGGTGACGGGTCGTCCGCGCGCCTACTATCGCAAGCTGAAGATGAGCCGGATCGCCCTGCGTGAGCTGGGCAACCTGGGGCAAATCCCCGGCCTGACGAAGTCGAGCTGGTAA
- the rpsH gene encoding 30S ribosomal protein S8 has translation MMINDPLSDMIARIKNAATRKRSKVLTPASRLRQRVLDVLQDEGYIRGYNLVQNPGEFPQFEIELKYFDGQPVIAEIARVSKPGRRVYSAISDLKPIKNGLGISILSTSKGVMSDAAARDANVGGEVLCRVY, from the coding sequence ATGATGATCAACGATCCCCTGAGCGACATGATCGCCCGCATCAAGAACGCTGCGACCCGCAAGCGTTCGAAGGTGCTGACCCCGGCCTCGCGCCTGCGCCAACGCGTCCTCGACGTGCTGCAGGACGAAGGCTACATCCGCGGCTACAACCTGGTGCAAAACCCGGGTGAGTTCCCGCAGTTCGAGATCGAGCTGAAGTACTTCGACGGCCAGCCGGTGATCGCCGAGATCGCCCGCGTGTCGAAGCCCGGCCGCCGCGTCTATTCGGCTATCAGCGACCTGAAGCCGATCAAGAACGGCCTGGGCATCTCGATCCTTTCGACGTCCAAGGGCGTCATGTCGGACGCTGCCGCCCGCGACGCCAATGTCGGCGGCGAAGTCCTCTGCAGGGTCTACTAA
- the rplF gene encoding 50S ribosomal protein L6 — translation MSRIGKKTIAVPKGVTVTLDGQNITVKGPKGERAWTVAEEIEVKQEGDELSLTPRSDTQRARAMWGLSRTLVDNMVTGVTTGFDKTLELVGVGYRAAMKGNQLSLQLGFSHDVDIDPPAGVSFAVPKQTEIKISGSDKQAVGQIAAVIRKLRPPEPYKGKGVRYAGETVRRKEGKKK, via the coding sequence ATGTCCCGTATCGGCAAGAAAACCATCGCTGTGCCGAAGGGCGTGACTGTCACGCTCGACGGCCAGAACATCACCGTGAAGGGTCCGAAGGGCGAACGCGCCTGGACCGTGGCGGAAGAGATCGAGGTCAAGCAGGAAGGCGACGAACTGTCGCTGACCCCGCGTTCGGACACCCAGCGCGCTCGCGCGATGTGGGGCCTGTCGCGCACCCTGGTCGACAATATGGTCACCGGCGTCACCACCGGTTTCGACAAGACGCTCGAACTGGTCGGCGTGGGTTACCGCGCCGCGATGAAGGGCAACCAGCTGTCGCTGCAGCTCGGCTTCTCGCACGACGTCGACATCGATCCGCCGGCCGGCGTTTCGTTCGCTGTTCCGAAGCAGACCGAGATCAAGATCTCGGGTTCGGACAAGCAGGCCGTCGGTCAGATCGCCGCCGTCATCCGCAAGCTGCGTCCGCCGGAGCCCTACAAGGGCAAGGGTGTCCGCTACGCCGGTGAGACCGTGCGTCGCAAGGAAGGCAAGAAGAAGTAA
- the rplR gene encoding 50S ribosomal protein L18: MALSLQQQAKRRAERNRRRLKAVANGRLRLSVSRSDKNISAQIIDDAQGVTVVAASSLEGGKGSKGSDVAAAAAIGKLIAERAIEKGVKDVVFDRGAYIYHGRVKALAEAAREAGLNF; this comes from the coding sequence ATGGCTCTTTCTCTTCAACAGCAAGCCAAGCGCCGCGCCGAGCGCAATCGTCGCCGCCTGAAGGCTGTCGCCAACGGTCGCCTGCGCCTGTCGGTCAGCCGTTCGGACAAGAACATCTCGGCCCAGATCATCGACGACGCCCAAGGCGTCACCGTGGTCGCCGCCTCGTCGCTGGAAGGCGGCAAGGGTTCGAAGGGCTCGGACGTCGCCGCGGCTGCCGCCATCGGCAAGCTGATCGCCGAACGCGCCATCGAGAAGGGCGTCAAGGACGTCGTCTTCGACCGCGGCGCCTACATCTATCACGGACGGGTGAAGGCGCTGGCGGAAGCCGCGCGTGAAGCCGGCCTGAACTTCTAA
- the rpsE gene encoding 30S ribosomal protein S5, with the protein MAQQPQRGGQGGNDRNRRDNRNAPAVDGPDSDIVEKLVHINRVAATVKGGRRFSFAALMVVGDGKGRVGFGHGKAREVPEAIRKATEEAKKTMIKVPLRENRTLHHDGNGRWGAGKIMMRAAPPGTGVIAGGPMRAVLETLGVQDVVGKSTGSSNPYNMIRATFEALKVQSSPRQVASKRGKKVADLMGRRNDGASAPEAIEG; encoded by the coding sequence ATGGCGCAACAACCCCAGCGCGGCGGACAGGGCGGCAACGACCGCAACCGTCGTGACAACCGTAACGCTCCCGCTGTCGATGGTCCGGACTCGGACATCGTCGAGAAGCTGGTGCACATCAACCGCGTCGCCGCCACCGTGAAGGGCGGCCGTCGCTTCAGCTTCGCTGCCCTGATGGTCGTCGGTGACGGCAAGGGCCGCGTCGGCTTCGGTCATGGCAAGGCGCGTGAAGTGCCGGAAGCCATCCGCAAGGCGACCGAAGAAGCCAAGAAGACCATGATCAAGGTTCCGCTTCGCGAGAACCGCACCCTGCACCACGACGGCAACGGCCGTTGGGGCGCCGGCAAGATCATGATGCGCGCCGCCCCTCCCGGGACCGGCGTGATCGCGGGTGGTCCGATGCGCGCCGTGCTCGAAACCCTCGGCGTCCAGGACGTCGTCGGCAAGTCGACCGGTTCGTCGAACCCCTACAACATGATCCGTGCGACGTTCGAGGCCCTCAAGGTCCAGTCGTCGCCGCGTCAGGTTGCTTCGAAGCGTGGCAAGAAGGTCGCTGACCTGATGGGCCGCCGCAACGACGGCGCCTCGGCGCCTGAAGCCATCGAGGGCTAA
- the rpmD gene encoding 50S ribosomal protein L30 — protein MAKTESKATVTIRQTGSPIRRKSDQRATLIGLGLNRVGRESTLEDTASVRGMIAKVHHMVEVVEK, from the coding sequence ATGGCCAAGACTGAATCGAAAGCCACCGTCACCATCCGCCAGACCGGTTCGCCGATCCGCCGCAAGTCGGACCAGCGCGCCACCCTGATCGGCCTGGGCCTGAACCGCGTGGGTCGTGAATCGACCCTCGAGGACACCGCCTCGGTCCGCGGCATGATCGCCAAGGTCCACCACATGGTGGAAGTGGTCGAGAAGTAA